The genomic DNA TTCTATTGGAAGACATTATGAATACTGACCAACGTCCCAAAATGGAAGATTTTGGAGACTATATCCTTATTATCCTGAAGATGATTTATTTTAATGAAAAGATTAATAAGATAGAGATCGAGCAAGTTAGCTTAATTCTTGGGTGCAATTTTGTTATTTCTTTTCAAGAGAAAAAAGGTGATGTTTTCGATTCTATCAGAGAGAGAATTAGAAGGGGAAAGGGGAAAATGAGGAAATCAGGAGCTGATTATCTGGCATATTGTTTGTTAGATGCTATAGTAGATAGTTATTTTGCAATTTTGGAAGGAACCGGAGAAAAGATTGAGGAAATGGAGGAAAAATTAGTAGCTAATCCTATACCGTCTACTCTCCAGGGAATTCATAACTTAAAGAGAGATATGATATTTTTGCGTAAATCTGTTTGGCCTTTGAGAGAAATAATAAGCGGTTTAGAAAGAACGGAATCAGTGCTAATAGAAGAAACTACCGGTATCTACCTGAGGGATGTTTACGACCATAGTATTCAAGTCATTGATACCATAGAAACTTTCCGAGATATGATCTCCGGGATGCTGGATATTTATCTTTCCAGTATTAGCAATAAAATGAATGAAGTGATGAAAGTATTAACCATAATAGCTACTATATTTATTCCTTTAACTTTTATTGCCGGAATTTATGGAATGAACTTCGCCTATATGCCAGAACTGCAATTACGCTGGGGATATTTTGCTGCCCTATTTATAATGGCAGTCGTAAGTATTATAATGCTATTTTATTTCCGCAAGAAAAAGTGGCTGTAGGACTGTAGGAAAAGAAAAAAATAATATCTCTTAATTTTATCTATTCTAATTTATACTACTTTATTTTTTCTTTATTTTATTTCTTCTTTGGTTAATTCAGCAATTTTCTTTTTCTGACGGGTAATTAATCGTGTTCTTTTCATTCTTGAAATAGTAGTAACTAAAAAGCAGGTTAATATTCCGGCAATAAAGGTAATAATTAAAATTAAGGTAAGAGAGATTTTTACTTCCCAACCAAGAAAGTAGACCATGAGGGGAAAGGGATTTTGAAAAGAAAAAATAACCATAGAAATGGCAATTATCGCTGCTAAGATCAAATAAAATTGCATAACAAATATCCTCCTTAAAATTTTAACTTAAAACCTGATTATTTTTTATTTTCGTTAGAAAGAAATAGGGTTTGAGTAGGATAAGCAAATTCGATTCCTTCTTTTTCGAAGGTTTCTTTTATTTGAAAATTAATTTCTTGTTGAATA from Candidatus Atribacteria bacterium includes the following:
- the corA gene encoding magnesium/cobalt transporter CorA, which codes for MSKSVKKRSKKAGLPPGTLMHIGDRKTKKAEITLIDYNKEQYQEKEIKKIEECFPLRDKPAVTWININGVHDIELMEKIGEILGLHPLLLEDIMNTDQRPKMEDFGDYILIILKMIYFNEKINKIEIEQVSLILGCNFVISFQEKKGDVFDSIRERIRRGKGKMRKSGADYLAYCLLDAIVDSYFAILEGTGEKIEEMEEKLVANPIPSTLQGIHNLKRDMIFLRKSVWPLREIISGLERTESVLIEETTGIYLRDVYDHSIQVIDTIETFRDMISGMLDIYLSSISNKMNEVMKVLTIIATIFIPLTFIAGIYGMNFAYMPELQLRWGYFAALFIMAVVSIIMLFYFRKKKWL
- a CDS encoding LapA family protein; amino-acid sequence: MQFYLILAAIIAISMVIFSFQNPFPLMVYFLGWEVKISLTLILIITFIAGILTCFLVTTISRMKRTRLITRQKKKIAELTKEEIK